In Streptomyces sp. SLBN-118, the following are encoded in one genomic region:
- the trxB gene encoding thioredoxin-disulfide reductase, whose product MSDVRNVIIIGSGPAGYTAALYTARASLQPLVFEGAVTAGGALMTTTEVENFPGFRDGIMGPDLMDNMRAQAERFGAELVPDDVVSVDLSGEIKTVTDTAGTVHRAKAVIVTTGSQHRKLGLPNEDALSGRGVSWCATCDGFFFKDQDIAVIGGGDTAMEEATFLSRFAKSVTVVHRRDTLRASKAMQDRAFADPKISFAWDSEVAVIHGEQKLSGLTLRNTKTGETSELAVTGLFIAVGHDPRTELFKGQLEQDDEGYLKVKAPSTLTNLTGVFAAGDVVDHTYRQAITAAGTGCSAALDAERYLAALADGEKAAEPEKTSAV is encoded by the coding sequence GTGAGCGACGTCCGTAACGTGATCATCATCGGCTCCGGGCCGGCCGGCTACACGGCGGCGCTTTACACCGCGCGCGCTTCGCTGCAGCCGCTGGTCTTCGAGGGAGCCGTCACCGCCGGCGGTGCACTGATGACCACGACCGAGGTGGAAAACTTCCCCGGCTTCCGCGACGGCATCATGGGTCCGGACCTGATGGACAACATGCGTGCGCAGGCCGAGCGCTTCGGCGCCGAGCTGGTCCCGGACGACGTTGTTTCCGTCGACCTCAGCGGCGAGATCAAGACCGTCACCGACACAGCGGGCACCGTCCACCGGGCCAAGGCCGTCATCGTCACCACCGGCTCCCAGCACCGCAAGCTCGGCCTTCCGAACGAGGACGCGCTTTCCGGGCGCGGCGTCTCCTGGTGTGCGACGTGTGACGGGTTCTTCTTCAAGGACCAGGACATCGCCGTCATCGGCGGCGGCGACACCGCGATGGAGGAGGCGACCTTCCTCTCGCGGTTCGCCAAGAGCGTCACCGTTGTCCACCGGCGTGACACCCTGCGGGCCTCCAAGGCCATGCAGGACCGTGCCTTCGCCGATCCGAAGATTTCCTTCGCCTGGGACAGCGAAGTCGCGGTGATCCACGGCGAGCAGAAGCTTTCCGGTCTGACGCTGCGCAACACCAAGACCGGCGAGACCTCTGAGCTCGCTGTCACCGGGCTTTTCATCGCCGTTGGCCATGACCCGCGCACCGAGCTCTTCAAGGGCCAGCTCGAGCAGGACGACGAGGGCTACCTGAAGGTGAAGGCGCCGTCGACGCTCACCAACCTGACCGGTGTCTTCGCTGCGGGTGACGTCGTCGACCACACCTACCGCCAGGCCATCACTGCGGCCGGCACCGGCTGCTCGGCCGCACTCGACGCCGAGCGATACCTCGCCGCTCTTGCCGACGGTGAGAAGGCCGCTGAGCCGGAGAAGACCTCCGCGGTCTGA
- the sigM gene encoding RNA polymerase sigma factor SigM, translating to MDDATLGDTSDQDLLARHVAGDPDAFGELVRRHRDRLWAVALRTLGDREEAADAVQDALVSAFRAAHTFRGQSAVTTWLHRITVNACLDRARKAASRKTSPVDDTERLEQLLEPHESAEAPAERQDLHRELLAALAKLPVDQRAALVLVDMQGYPVAEAARVLDVPTGTVKSRCARGRARLLPMLTHLRGDAGDNTELDGGRNRTPGTSVPPASGQRDAGPNDPAAVKGGGGRT from the coding sequence TTGGATGACGCGACACTCGGCGACACAAGCGACCAGGACCTTCTGGCCCGCCACGTCGCGGGGGACCCGGACGCCTTCGGTGAGCTGGTACGCCGCCACCGCGACAGGCTCTGGGCCGTCGCCCTGCGCACCCTGGGAGACCGGGAGGAAGCCGCCGACGCTGTCCAGGACGCTCTGGTGTCCGCCTTCCGGGCCGCCCATACGTTCAGGGGCCAGTCCGCCGTCACCACCTGGCTTCATCGCATCACCGTGAACGCCTGTCTCGACCGGGCCCGCAAGGCGGCCTCACGCAAGACCTCCCCCGTCGACGACACAGAGCGCCTGGAGCAGCTCCTCGAGCCTCATGAGTCCGCCGAGGCCCCGGCGGAGAGACAGGATCTGCATCGCGAGCTCCTCGCGGCGCTGGCGAAACTGCCCGTGGATCAGCGGGCAGCACTGGTGCTGGTGGACATGCAGGGCTATCCGGTCGCGGAGGCGGCCCGTGTCCTCGATGTACCGACCGGAACCGTGAAAAGCCGGTGTGCTCGCGGTCGGGCACGGCTGTTGCCGATGCTCACTCATCTGCGCGGTGATGCCGGGGATAACACCGAGCTCGACGGGGGAAGGAACCGGACGCCGGGGACATCCGTCCCACCGGCGTCGGGACAAAGGGACGCAGGGCCGAATGACCCTGCAGCTGTGAAGGGCGGAGGTGGGCGCACGTGA
- a CDS encoding protein kinase family protein has protein sequence MAERSTAAVDVADNSGDDPLTAKAGKATTDGAAESQDTAEKTAPDTDSERQGTEPTIATPELHSGHKLARRYRLEECVTRLDGFSSWRAVDEKLRRAVGVHLLPADHPRARSVLAAARSSALLGDPRFVQVLDAVEENDLVYVVHEWLPDATELTALLAMGPMEPHDAYQLVDQLAQAMAAAHREGLAHLRLTPGAVLRTSTGQYRIRGLAVNAALRGITADGPQRADTEAIGALLYAALTQRWPYENDAYGLSGLPKGVGLIAPDQVRAGVHRGLSELAMRALVNDGATASRQEPPCTTPDELAKAVAAMPRIRPPEPAFTSPPEYQRTTYQQGAYGRPAPGPGPAATQQVAAPPPPLQSRTGKVLKWTVAALLIAALGLGSWQIADKLIDRDRDPVDPGTSQSNSGEKNAEDTSGKPVAIDDAHDFDPFGQDRSEKPAGIKNSYDGDPSTSWNTDGYLSADFGRLKSGVGIVLDLGKAQQVGTVDVSFLGGDTSVQLLAAPEDAPSEPTTFDGFHKLTVGTGTNVSLKPAKAVQARYVLLWLTKLPPSGDDGKWRGKVSEIKITS, from the coding sequence GTGGCGGAACGTAGCACGGCTGCCGTCGACGTGGCCGACAACAGCGGAGATGATCCGCTGACCGCGAAGGCGGGCAAGGCCACGACCGACGGGGCGGCGGAATCCCAGGACACGGCGGAGAAGACCGCACCGGACACGGACAGCGAACGGCAGGGCACCGAACCCACCATCGCCACGCCCGAACTGCACAGTGGTCACAAACTCGCCAGACGCTACCGACTCGAAGAGTGCGTCACCCGTCTGGACGGTTTCAGCAGCTGGCGTGCGGTCGACGAGAAACTGCGCCGCGCCGTCGGCGTGCATCTGCTCCCTGCCGACCACCCTCGGGCCCGTTCCGTACTCGCGGCGGCCCGCTCCTCGGCACTTCTCGGTGACCCGCGCTTCGTACAGGTCCTCGACGCCGTCGAGGAGAACGACCTCGTCTATGTCGTCCATGAGTGGCTGCCGGACGCGACCGAGCTCACCGCTCTGCTCGCCATGGGGCCCATGGAGCCACACGACGCCTACCAGCTCGTCGATCAGCTGGCCCAGGCCATGGCCGCGGCCCACAGAGAGGGACTGGCTCACCTCAGGCTCACCCCCGGAGCGGTGCTGCGGACGTCGACCGGGCAGTACAGGATCCGCGGCCTCGCCGTGAATGCCGCCCTCCGCGGAATCACGGCCGACGGACCTCAGCGCGCCGACACCGAAGCCATCGGCGCCCTGTTGTACGCGGCGCTGACCCAGCGGTGGCCGTACGAGAACGACGCGTACGGTCTCTCCGGGCTGCCCAAGGGCGTCGGGCTCATCGCCCCCGACCAGGTACGGGCCGGCGTGCACCGCGGGCTCTCCGAACTCGCCATGCGCGCACTGGTCAACGACGGCGCCACGGCCTCCCGGCAGGAGCCGCCCTGCACCACACCGGACGAACTTGCCAAGGCCGTCGCGGCGATGCCCCGCATCCGCCCGCCGGAGCCCGCGTTCACCTCCCCGCCTGAATACCAGCGGACCACGTACCAGCAGGGCGCTTACGGCCGCCCTGCGCCCGGTCCCGGACCGGCGGCAACCCAGCAGGTGGCTGCCCCGCCGCCACCGCTCCAGAGCCGCACGGGCAAGGTCCTCAAGTGGACCGTGGCCGCGTTGCTCATCGCCGCGCTGGGGCTGGGCAGCTGGCAGATTGCCGACAAGCTGATCGACCGCGACAGGGACCCGGTCGACCCTGGCACCTCGCAGTCGAACAGCGGCGAGAAGAACGCCGAGGACACGTCCGGTAAGCCGGTCGCCATTGACGACGCGCATGACTTCGACCCCTTCGGCCAGGACCGCTCCGAGAAGCCCGCCGGCATAAAGAACAGCTACGACGGCGACCCGAGCACGTCCTGGAACACCGACGGATACCTCAGCGCGGACTTCGGGCGGCTGAAGTCCGGCGTCGGCATTGTTCTGGACCTGGGTAAGGCCCAGCAGGTAGGCACCGTGGACGTCTCCTTCCTCGGTGGCGACACATCAGTGCAACTGCTCGCCGCTCCCGAGGATGCGCCGTCGGAGCCCACGACCTTCGACGGCTTCCACAAGCTGACCGTGGGAACCGGTACGAACGTGTCCCTCAAGCCCGCCAAGGCGGTACAGGCGCGATACGTTCTGCTCTGGCTGACCAAACTCCCGCCGTCCGGCGACGACGGAAAATGGCGGGGCAAGGTCTCGGAGATCAAGATCACCAGCTGA
- a CDS encoding anti-sigma factor, giving the protein MTSTTDTSRHPDVSEISDLAEGLLPQSRTADVREHLDGCPLCADVRASLQEIRGLLGTLPGAHRMPADIVGRIDAALAAEALLDSTTPEEPAHVSRETAPAPQPAETTPADRPSGRPRGATGPGRSRRGGRRRKAVLGAVFGAAAIGMSVLLLQSLQSTSVNDADSSTKDASVSAAEGDAQDFSGSDLKGHVLALLTVGSNQPEPRIEKGPSVNSEPKTLSPGQKPTVAVPPCIQKGTGRTDAPIAVEKGEYKGDDAYLVVLPHSTDNGQVQAYVIDAACVESAPASSGKLLLTNSYPLR; this is encoded by the coding sequence GTGACATCGACGACCGACACGAGTCGGCACCCGGACGTCTCGGAAATCTCCGACCTCGCCGAGGGCCTGCTTCCCCAGTCCCGTACAGCCGATGTGCGTGAGCACCTGGACGGCTGCCCCTTGTGCGCCGACGTACGCGCGTCCCTCCAGGAAATCCGCGGACTGCTCGGAACACTGCCGGGCGCCCATCGGATGCCCGCCGACATCGTCGGCCGCATCGACGCCGCTCTGGCCGCCGAGGCACTCCTGGACTCCACCACGCCCGAAGAGCCGGCCCATGTTTCACGTGAAACAGCGCCCGCCCCTCAGCCGGCCGAGACCACTCCCGCCGACCGCCCCTCGGGACGCCCGCGCGGTGCAACGGGACCCGGACGCAGCCGACGCGGAGGGCGACGGCGCAAAGCCGTCCTCGGCGCAGTGTTCGGCGCAGCCGCAATCGGTATGAGCGTCCTGCTTCTCCAGTCGCTGCAGTCCACCAGCGTCAACGACGCCGACTCTTCAACGAAGGATGCGAGCGTCAGCGCCGCCGAGGGCGACGCTCAGGACTTCTCGGGCTCCGACCTCAAGGGCCATGTCCTGGCACTGCTCACAGTCGGCTCAAATCAACCGGAGCCGCGGATCGAGAAGGGGCCATCGGTCAACAGCGAGCCCAAGACCCTTTCGCCCGGGCAGAAGCCGACCGTGGCTGTGCCGCCCTGTATCCAGAAGGGCACCGGCCGCACCGATGCCCCGATCGCCGTCGAAAAGGGCGAGTACAAGGGTGACGACGCGTACCTCGTCGTACTGCCGCACTCCACGGACAACGGGCAGGTCCAGGCGTATGTGATCGATGCGGCCTGCGTCGAGTCCGCGCCCGCATCCAGTGGGAAGCTCTTGCTCACCAACTCGTACCCTCTGCGCTGA